TTTAGCAAGCTAACGTCGTTAGCATCTTGCTAGCGAGCAACAGCATCGGGCGGTAGGGCCAGGGTGAAATGCAGCCAAAAACGCAAAATCCAAGAATATGCTCTGCAGCTAGCTAGGTAGATGGCAGCTCCATTCTAGTTACAGAAAATAAATCATGACTTAAAATTGCAAGTTGTGGACGAGTTATGTTTAACTTGTTGCTAGATAAAGCAGATAATATATTTTTCGGGTTGACCTAGTAGCTAATAGCTAGAGAGCTACTCTCGTGAATCCTCTTGTGAATATTACAAATAGCTTAGCTAGCTTGGGCAGTGCCAGAGGCAAACTCAGTTGAGCTAGCAAGCGCAACTAAAAACTACCAAGCTAGCAAGCTACAGTAGACTAGCACTAGCTCGGCTAGATAGCGGATGCTGTGTTGTTTAATCAGATTTGCTATTGGAAATGCTGTAATGAGATACAATGTAGGAAACATACAATAATCAACACTTATAAAGACATATAACTCTAAACACAAATATCATCACACtcaagaaaggaaaaattaaAAAGATTTTTCCGTACCGTATCCTCTCTATTTGTGTCACTGCGCCGGGCGTTGGCAGGTTTGCAATAGGGGCTTCCCAGTcaacagtacagggacatgttaCGTAGTACGTACCCATAAACCTCTTTGGCGTAACGTTCTGGTTTTTGCATTGCACAGGCCTTTCGGTATTTTGGGTAGAAACAAATATTACAGATAACAATTCTACCTCAATTTTAAGTTTGAAAATGAACAAAAGTACTCAAATCTATGTAATTAATGTATATGAAAATGTGAGCATTTTAATAGTAGGCCTATTGAATGTCAAGCAAAAACACATATTTATGTCAATATGCTATACAATTTTTGGCTAACTAATTTCTGTTGTTGATCGATCGAAGACCATAAGGTTTCGGTCACATAAAAATCTTGTATAGTGCTGCATCTACCTCCCACATATGGGTGGCGCTACAAACTGGACAGTCAGTTTTTTAACAAAGATCAGTTAAAGAGGatgcttgttttgtgtcttaACCATCTCCGTCGGTGCACTATCGGTGAAGCTCAGCATACCTTTTGTGGTTTAGTAAAACCGTAAAGGAATACTCAGTTTCACATAAAGAGTGCACTTATAGAAAACGTGTGAAAATGCAAAAGAAAAATGTAATCATTGAATTTCGTTTAAATTTGATGTCTGGTTAAGTAAGGAGCGAGTAATTCAGCCCGGAGAGGATTGTCCCGGCCCTGACAACATATGTTACACATTATAACCAAAACGAGCGACACTGCACTGTGGCCAGGGAGGCACACGCGGAAGGAAGCCCGCCATTGAAACATACACCAACGTGAAGATTTCGTTCCCGGGCTGTTGTTGTCAAAATTGTCAAAATTGTGTTAATAACACATCGTAAACCAACATACGAGATGGCGTACAGAGGGCAAGGACAGAAGGTCCAGAAGGTTATGGTGCAGCCAATTGTATCCTTTCATACAAAACAACTTGCCTCATTTGTGTATTGCAGCTATTAACTATAGGCGCGCAGCTAGCTACTTAGCGGCTAACGCTAGCTACTACTACTTTAGCACAAGTTGACTAGGCGACATTGATTCTCGTACTCCATTCAAAacccatagctagctagctaacgatcAGCAAGCGTACTGATAGCAATATCACTGTATAGGAACGTCGGTGTTTTTTTAGTATGTTAACTAGTCTATCAAATTCAATTTGTTTTACACACTTTCCTTGACCCTTTTATAATTTAGAACCTCATCTTTAGGTATCTTCAGAATGTAAGTATTTGTATTTCTGTGCTCTGTTTCAGTTTGCATTTAAATAACCAATTGGCTAATCTGCACAACTGAATATATTGTACAGCCTGTCTGGAGTAGTTAATTCTGAAAACTGGTGGATGCTGACAGTTTCTCTCTATCGCAGCGCTCAAAGATCCAGGTGTGGTTGTATGAACAAGTGAACATGCGGATAGAGGGATGCATCATCGTAAGTTACATCTGTCTAGTTACTGGACATTTATAGTTCTGTACAACTAGGGCCTACCTGTTTTGATTGCCCAGTGAAGTCTCACTGTGTCAATTATGCTTTTATTCCCCAAGGGTTTTGATGAGTACATGAACCTGGTGCTAGATGATGCAGAAGAGGTACACATGAAGACTAAGAACAGAAAGCCACTGGGTAAGAGTCGATAGGGTTAGGTGTCTTGAAAGAAGTCTACGCACCATGCACATGTTGCTTCAAGCTTGGCATGATTTTGACTTGATTTCGGTCAAATCGTCACCCTCGTTAAGATGGTCAGTTTCGGTGTCAATGTTAGTTATAGCGCAGAATTTGCATCAAATGCTGCAAATGGATGACTGTTCTGATAATAATTTttgcctttctgtctctctctttcggtgCAAACCTCAGGGAGGATCATGCTCAAAGGAGACAACATCACCCTCCTACAGAGTGTGCCCAGCTAACTCAATGTGACAAAACCAATTTAGGAGTCTGCtccaaaatgttttgttttttgtttttttcctagtcatgtttgtttttggaAATGGTATAATGTTTGTATGACAAATGATGTTTCATTTACCAAGAGGCTGTCAATTTGAAATAAAGTTTCTTTTCTTACTACAGGTGTtacattattttaatttaaTGGAAGGGGTCACACATCAGAACTATTTTGTTTTTACCAATTAAATAATGCGAGTAAATATGTTTTCTTTCTCAACTCTTCAAATTTAAGTCTTAATTCCCTGGGGAAATTTGGATTAAAAAGGGTGTAGTCAgtgacaaaaaacaaaaacgaaTGATTCAGCAAGTCCAAAACAAACTATTGTCTTTCTCAAGAGTTTACAATCTATGCTTACACTGGGTTTCTTGAAAATTTGCCGGTTTGCAGAATGGAAGTACATGGTTTGGCCACCAGAGGGTGTATGTTACAGGGTAATGTTACTAACTGTAGTATTTGGAGGAAAAGGTAGATGGAGTCATGGATTTAAGAATGAGAGTCACAAGGGAAGCATGTCTGACTCGAGTGTCTCATCTGTGGAAAATGTTATGAGGAAGTTGAGAAATAAAAAACTTATTTTCAACATGACTtcaatcagattccaaactGTGGGATTAAAACAATTGAAAGAGGAGTTTTTCAATGGGAGTATTACCTAACAATTTACCCACGATCATACCATAAGTGGTCAAAATATTCTTAATGGTATTAATAGAGGCCAGGGTATTAAATAAAGCAGGAATGGCAATTTCACTGTTGTGTACAATATACCTGTAACACGATGAGCCAGATGAGTCAAAAGGGGCCAGCCTTGAGTTTGCAGTTAACAATAGTATTAATAACATACAACACAgccctgtccgtctgtctgcagAGGAAGTGTGATGGAAATTAGCAACCGAGGACAGACGGGAGTCCGCAAGTGGGGGAAAGCAAAGAAGCAAGGAGCCCAGGCTGTGCAGGCGGAGGTGTCGTCTTTCAGGGCAGGAGCCCTGGGCCTCATCTTAAAAGGAAGGGGTGCCACAGCTTGTGGTAGCATGCATCGCTCATCAGACATCGTTGTCAAGTGCCAGATGCTTTTCTTTGTGCTATGAGAGGAGGAATGGGCTGCTGACTCTCAATGCCACACGCCTGCTCACATTCTTAAGGAAGGCTGAGAGCAGTGAGACGTTGCAGACGTCGGCACCTCCGAAGGCCCACTTTTGAGGCTGAACCAACCCTTAATGTAAGATGGATGTATTTGAAGTTATTCTGGAAGTTAAAGATAAACATCACCTGTAAACATGTTTAGTTTAAGAAGCTGTGAGTCTGCCCATGCTTGTGTTAATAGGTtgacaaaactagaatgctcgCAAAGAGAGTCAACctttttctgtcacacacatagacacagagacaggatgTGAAGGCCTGGCCAGTAggtacccccccaa
The window above is part of the Osmerus mordax isolate fOsmMor3 chromosome 1, fOsmMor3.pri, whole genome shotgun sequence genome. Proteins encoded here:
- the snrpe gene encoding small nuclear ribonucleoprotein E, which encodes MAYRGQGQKVQKVMVQPINLIFRYLQNRSKIQVWLYEQVNMRIEGCIIGFDEYMNLVLDDAEEVHMKTKNRKPLGRIMLKGDNITLLQSVPS